In Lagenorhynchus albirostris chromosome 14, mLagAlb1.1, whole genome shotgun sequence, one DNA window encodes the following:
- the YPEL1 gene encoding protein yippee-like 1 — translation MATASIVTPSPWTTPAQTPPASSVLHKLIDSLSKRLWRFSLTPAVWTEPHALRTTTALACMFQCFFCQRAQQSCSSSRASPELSQECPAEMVKMTRSKTFQAYLPNCHRTYSCVHCRAHLANHDELISKSFQGSQGRAYLFNSVVNVGCGPAEERVLLTGLHAVADIYCENCKTTLGWKYEHAFESSQKYKEGKFIIELAHMIKDNGWE, via the exons TTACTCCTTCACCATGGACCACCCCAGCCCAAACCCCTCCAGCCTCATCAGTTCTTCACAAACTTATTGATTCcttgtctaaaag GTTGTGGCGTTTTTCTCTCACCCCAGCTGTGTGGACAGAGCCACACGCCCTCCGAACAACAACGGCTCTTGCGTGCATGTTCCAGTGTTTCTTCTGTCAGAGAGCCCAGCAGAGCTGCAGCTCCTCCCGTGCCAGCCCTGAGCTGAGCCAGGAGTGCCCAGCGGAGATGGTGAAAATGACAAGGTCCAAAACTTTCCAAGCGTATCTGCCAAACTGCCACCGAACGTACAGTTGTGTCCACTGCAGGGCCCACCTGGCCAATCACGATGAGCTGATCTCCAAG TCCTTTCAGGGAAGTCAGGGACGAGCCTACCTCTTCAATTCAGT GGTGAACGTGGGCTGCGGCCCTGCGGAGGAGCGGGTCCTTCTCACCGGCCTGCATGCCGTGGCGGACATCTACTGTGAGAACTGCAAGACCACACTCGGGTGGAAATAC GAACACGCCTTTGAGAGCAGTCAGAAATATAAGGAAGGAAAATTTATCATTGAGCTTGCTCACATGATCAAAGACAATGGTTGGGAGTAA